In Gossypium raimondii isolate GPD5lz chromosome 12, ASM2569854v1, whole genome shotgun sequence, a single window of DNA contains:
- the LOC105761963 gene encoding probable cytokinin riboside 5'-monophosphate phosphoribohydrolase LOGL10 — translation MGLMGSVATSTYVKRSSFLGIIARVFKENAQCRPTIGKELPFWSIPKRLALMFNNADAFIALPGSFGTLEEIFCITSWSSFFKYKKLIGLLNVTGYYNNLLSFLDHIVESGFVFLEVRYFLIFTVIVEELSVKHQVFEYHPDLITQQIVESRKRKSYSDKQELDLTLSL, via the coding sequence ATGGGTTTAATGGGATCAGTGGCTACATCAACATATGTTAAAAGGAGTTCATTTTTGGGAATAATCGCAAGAGTTTTCAAAGAAAATGCACAATGTAGACCAACCATCGGTAAAGAATTACCATTTTGGAGTATTCCTAAACGGTTAGCACTTATGTTCAACAATGCTGATGCATTCATTGCCTTACCTGGAAGTTTTGGTACATTAGAGGAAATATTTTGCATAACCTCTTGGTCATCTTTCTTCAAATATAAAAAGCTCATTGGTTTGCTTAATGTTACTGGTTATTATAACAATTTGCTCTCGTTTTTAGATCATATTGTGGAAAGTGGATTTGTGTTTCTAGAGGTAAGGTATTTCTTGATTTTCACTGTAATTGTTGAAGAACTATCCGTTAAGCATCAAGTTTTTGAGTACCATCCAGATCTAATCACTCAACAGATTGTTGAAtcaagaaaaaggaaatcatATTCTGACAAGCAAGAATTGGATTTAACTTTGTCTTTGTGA